The region CAGAGGATCTGTACGAGGGGGTGAGGGGTGGGGTTAGTGGAGCAGGGGAGAACAGCCGGAGGGAACTTACCCACTATAAAGTGCAGGAGTGGTATGGTAGAGGATAGCCAGCGGAGGAAGTCCAGCAACATATTCCTAGGAGAGACAGTAGGTATGAATCATTTGACCATTTAATTAAAACTAGCCTTTCAAAACTAGCTTATAGGAAGTACTGTTTTTCAGACCAAAATTATGTGTAAACATGCAATATCTATAACTGCTACACTCACTCACTTTGAGCGCTTGTCATAGAAAGGAGAGCGTAGGAGGTAGAGCATTAGCACCACTCTCCTCCGCATGACCTCCGCCTTCTCAGCCGAGTTGGAGTGCAGTAACCCGCAATGTAGCTGCAGACTGGTTAGGTCCATACCTAGTGCCAGTAGCCACGGCTTCCAGGAGCTTTGTTGGAAGATGAACATCGAGATAACTGGAGAGGAGTGTAGTCAATAGAGTACTCATTCAGtaaactacacacacacaatacatcaaaggtataataataattatagtcaatgtcCATGGAGTGAGAGGTACACGTGTAAAAAAgaggtacaataattatgtgcttacTATGTACTAGGGGACGGGCAATGTAGAGGGCCTCGGCAATAAGACTGTTGGTATCCAGTGACATCAGACGAGAGGGGGAGTCCCTGCTCGTTTGTGAGGGGGAGAGTGGGGCAACGTTATGCTGCAGCTCAGAGTAGGGGATGGTCGGGTCTATAGGAGAGTCATGTGATGAGCATGTGATTGTCATGCAGCTATTACGCTCACCAGTATGAACGGATCTAATGATCCTGCCTGTACGAGGAGCCTTCCAAGCAAGCGGTTGGGCGTCTTCTCTCTCAGGATTACTGGAGTGCGCCGTCTGCTGAGAACAATTTATATGATCAGCATGCAAAGTCACAAGATTGGATAACAGACCTCAGCTTGCTTTCTGTCTGTGGAGGGGACAGGAGGAGTCCTTATCACTCCATAATgaagcttgaacactagtagAGACCTCAACACAGCTCTGTATAGATTGTTAAGTGGCTACCTTTACCCATTCAATTTGTTGACTCAACACACTGACTACATTCACCCCTCAATATCTTaataactaccgtatagtgcgaaattttcgaggggcttaatattcgcggatttcgtgggttagaatcctacatgaaaattaagtccacgaaaattgttagaattacctgctataatgtgcaaagatttaaaggtgtggcttccagtaagcagtcattccacgaacattgtgcaacgaaatggcttttagaggccaatccacgaaatataagtgcctcgaaaatttcgcgctatacggtatgtagaTTGCATGATTCCCAAAGATAGACATGCACACCTCAGTGTTTGCATAAGAATGACCATAGCCCATTTTCCAGGCTCCTGGAATAAGCGCTGACTGATCATTTCCACGGCCACCTCCAATGTGTCTAATAGAGTAAGTAGCCATAGCAACACTTGCTGTTCCTTTGAGCACTGCAAGGTATACAATTATATGAAGAATATTACAGAAAAAGCAGTCTTTACCGCTGAGATTTTGCTAGCTGAGGGACATCTTCTAGACACAATGAAATCGTTAAGGAGAGAGTAAAGGTTGGAGACGGAGTAAGCTGTATGGTAAATATAAAAGTACAAAAGGTCAACAAAAGTACGATAGTTCAGaatatatatgtacgtatgtataatCTACTCACCAACTTCAGACAGCTCCCAAGATCCACCAAAGCGTCCTACAGCAAAATATTCATAATCACTATTCACCAtaccgtataatctggttagTAAGCGCATGCGCCTAGAGGGAAAAGAGCAGGCCTCTATGCACCTATTATGCGCTTATAGAGATTAACCACGCTCATAACGTTTCAATAAAGCAAATCTCCATTAGATAGCTTGATCGTTTGTCTGCAAGAGGTCTATAGTCATATCTGACAGCATTAACACAACTACCAGTAGTGAAAGAGACTTAACATCTATAAAGAAGAGTGGAGACCAGTTGTTGTGCAGAGAACTATGTAGAAAACCATGCGCCTTCTATCAAGGACCTTGGTCTGCTAACCAGTATGCGCCTATTAGTTGATATGCGCTTAttaaccagattatacggtaAATACAGTACGTGCCCCCATACACTAGATAGGTACACTCATTCAGTATCCACCCCCGGCCCACaggacccccccccccccccccccctttacCTGGTATGATGTAGCTCCCTACTCTGAATGCAGCCTCTAGTTTAGAGGCCAGGTTTGGATCGCTCACCACCATCTCCTGGTAGCGCTCCAAGGCCTCCCAGAGCATCCTTAGCGGTGCAGGCCATGCTTGAGCTTGTATCTGAGTCTCGTCAGTATCATCCATTTTCCTGGAGGTCATCGTGCATTTGTGGGGTGGGTCTCTACAGGCGCtaggcccctccccccagatGCTTTTGGTACTAACCTCTGACCTCCGTATAGTCGCTCGGCGCGGTGATATATCGATATAGTAGTCGAGCTTCTTGGTGACCTGTCTTACAGCAATGGCTGCAGAATTATCCATCTCAAGGCAGCACGTATTCTCTGGAGAGCGTCTAGCAACCTTCAGTGATGCTGTACTCTCCATCATTGCAACATTCTCTGTGAGTATTTATTAATATGAATAAACTCTACAGATTGAGCTGATTTAGATTTATAAAACTATAGTCTTGGTGGTTGCAACATCAGTTCTTTGTGTAGGTCTACTATTCTCCTCCATGACAATGCAGGTGCTTCCACTCAAGTTCAATCGAGAGATTATCGAACACAGTGGAGGTTACAGAGTGAGTGAGTGTCGTTGTGTTATATTGATATCTTTCACATTTTGCACAGAGATTTGATTTGGAAGGTTTCTTGCTGGATCAGTGGCCTCGCTACTTTGTATATTTGTACTCCTTTGCTCTAGTGGCTGACATCTGGTCCATTCATTCTGGGTGGGTTGTTAGGCAACATATCACTGCATAGCTCAGTTATCTGAAACGATGCTCATTATagattctgtataattatgtgaacactTTTCCTCCACAGTGTGTTCAGCATTGTTGAGAATGTGAATGATGGAGTCATCTGGCTAAATTTGGTGAGCCAAAAAGTTTAACTATCTGAACTTTTTGTGTTCACCATTGTCTGTTGTGTCCACAGCTGCTTCTTTTCTTTGTGAGCTTTTTGCCATACGCCACTGGGCTTATCAGCAGCTATGCCACTTCCCACGATTCTGAGATGGCAGCCATCATCATCTGTGCTGGTGTCATCCTTCTCATCGGTCTAAATCTGGTTTGTcccccagtgtgtgtgtgggggggggctcAGTTTttgactgtgtacatgtacatagatgtAGTCTAACGCAAAGTGTTGGACTACATAAcgacataatattatgtatatataataatgcaGAGCAGGATCCAGGATTTTGTGTCATAGGGGGAAAATTTGGAAAATGAAAAatctaggggggggggaaattACCCcctttacccccccccctcaatgcagccctgatATGTAAGTGATATATGTCATCTTTCTTTACAGATTCTAATCCTGGGCTATTCATTTCGACGCCAGTCTCTCATTCATCCTCACCTagtcaacaacaacaacattgTAAGTCCCCCTAACCCTTACCTCCCACATTAAACCCCCTCACCCCCCACATTGAACCCCCCTCACCCCCACAATGAACCCATTGCCTCACCCCCACAGAGATCTATAAAGGCTTCGGTGTACATTGGCCTGCTGATTGCCCCCGTCCTGTCTGTGTTGACCATTGGCTTCAGCTTCCTCTCCGACCAAGCTCCCTGGCTGCCCCTTCTCTTCTTCTACAGCATACTGCCCGTCTCCCTGGTCGTGAGACTGGTCATATACCTCGTCCTTAGTAAGTGTGTTAAGATGTGATTATTTGAACAATCCGTTTTCTTCATGCCCATTCAGTACCAACGTTGTGTGTTTTGCTTAGAATGTAGAGTGTTTTGTTACCCAGTAGTTCAGTACCAGGTTGTACAACAGTGCATGTATCCGTTAacgtgtgtattgtgtgtagtTTCTAGGAAGTCCATTGAAAGGCTACCCTCGATGATATTCAGAGCTGTGGCCAgcaagagcagaacagaagGTGAGAGAGATTTGAATATtgtacacgtacgtactgTTTCAGTCATCTCTCTGTAATCCAGCATTCAGTGATGGTGTGTTTGCCATCGTGGCCACTCTCATTGTGTTGGACTTGACGTGAGTCTGCATAGTTGTACATACCCAAGTTCAAATTGGTTGATGACTCATTCGTTGTTGCAGGAGTGAGCATATTCCGGATAAAGACGAAACGAATGAATTATGGACTGCTCTCCGCAAACAACGAtttgtcttctcttcttacaTCACCACCTTCATTGTCACAGGTTAGTTCGAGTCATGTGATTATGTCAATGTAGTCACTTGACCTTATAAAATATCATGATCCTTTCCGTGCAGGTCTCCTGTGGTTTGTTCAGTACAGCATGTTCCATTTCATAGAGAGGATCACTCCAATCATGGCTGTGGCCAACACCTTTGTGGGTGGTCTATGCACTTAGCGTAGTCTTCATGTTTCaccatctctctctctctctctctttacAGACACTGTTACTGGTGGGCGGCATTCCTTTCGCTGCAGAAATTCTCTCCATCTTTTCTGATGAGGTACGCTTAGTCTACACCGCCAATCAACTACATCTACAACAtaattacccccccccccacacacacacacacacactcagtcaTTTTCGACACAAGCCATTCTGGGTCCTAACAAGGTGTTGTCCATCCAAGTGTTCTGCGTTCTGGTCACACTTGCCGGTCTCTTGCAGCTGCTCTTCTGGTGTGTGGCTCACTATAACAAGTAAGCAACCTATCTATACCTACCTACATGGTATACCTACTGTTTGTCCGGAGCTACTACTCTCTCTATTATTCATCCTGGGCATTCCCAAAATGTTACTAAAAAAAACAACATAGCATCTGAATAAAAAGCAGCGACTTTACAAATTGCCCTACAGTGTCAGTGTCTTTATGCAATTTTGCATTATGTGATCTCTATCTTTAGGAGCTTTTGTATGTCCACTGAGATAGACAAGAAGTATGCTGAAACTCTCGTGTTTGCCAAGATCATGATCATTCCGATAACTGGGTACATCAGTGTGTCCGCAAGATGTCCCTATATAACTTGAGTCATGtgatcccacacacacagtgttgtTGTCTACTGGGGGACGTTCAGTAAAACATTCAATGATAACCATGTCTACACAATTGTGAGTTGGGAGCTCGCTGTTGCTATGGTAATCCAATTGCCCCTTCCCCTCACAGCTGGCGGGTGTGTCCCCACTGCTCTTCCTGCTgctcaaactagccataacgtTGGTGAGTGGGTAGGTAGACTCTGTTGTGCATGCTATGTTCTCCACTGATGGTCATTAggtcattatgcctcggtgcgcatgtgcaagcgaggtatacggtagtgtgtttgtgtgtctgtgtatctgtgtagactgctacagctgctcaatgatgaatcaagtgcaagtaagagtttctataggcttctagtcatgtttacttggattttaattcatggatttgcaaaataatgcttcgttctcgagttatgcctagttttacttacttggaatgccttttcagaagagcacgtagccaaacttgtttactgagtgttactactctacttagtagttagctctgcactagaacgctagctattggtagctgcaactgatggcagccattaattttagacttacttgaacttttggcatccatcgtttttaacaacaatcatggtcgatcattacccactctttgagtttgcatgctaattattgcaaaaatattcatcagtataaaagctattagcagctttatgttatgtagctttggcatctccaccgaggcatcagcacccgcagtgcattcattatgtacagtcatgcTTGTCATAGCTGATTGtgcaatattataattatgtcatttcCATCGTGTTTTCATTAATTCTAACCATCCTCTTTGCAGTATTCCAAGTGCTGTAATGCCCTGAAGCGCTCTGGGAGGAGGAGTGGGGGGTCTAGCAGAGTGGCCTCTCCAGCTAGCATCAATCAGTTCAGTCATGGAGGACGAGAAAACAGCCCTGCCTTTACACCCACAACAGGACACACATTTTAAGTTTGTCTAGCCCCTATTTTATACGTAGCTTATTCATTATGTGCgttaattatgtgttttgtgTTGTAATTATGAATGTTTAACGAGACAAGTTTGACTGAAGACAAGTCGCTCTTATTCTGAGCTCATAAAATGTTCTTAACGAGAagtttattataattaattcaGAAGCAACATATttatttatatataatattgtaCATAGTAAGTATTATTCTGTGACCAGTGATTATAAACAAAATATACAAATCTTAAAAACAAAGGGGACGGGGTCAAAGTACAACATGCTTTATTTTCCTTACTGCACTGTATTTGTACTGTTCGAGCTTGCTGACCTGTACTGTCTTGatcttgcatgcagcaaatggaTGCAGAATTATCTGTCACAAGGCGGCACATATTCTCTGGAGAGCGTCTAGCAACCTTCAGTGATGCTGTACTCTCCATCATTGCAACATTCTCTGTGAGTGTATGATAAGTATGTCTAaatcaactataattatagatagacTAGTCTTAGTGGCAATATCAGTTCTGTGTGTAGATCTACTATTCTCCCCATGATGCAGGTGCTTCCACTCAAGTTCAATCGAGAGATTATCGAAGAAGGTGGAGGTTACAGAGTGAGTGAGTGTTGTTGTGTAATAGatcctataattatctctCATATTTTGCACAGAAATTTGATTTGGAAGTTTTCTTGCTGGATCAGTGGCTTCGCTACCTTGTATATATCTACTCTTTTGCTCTAGTGGCTGACGTCTGGTACATCCATTCTGGGTGGGTTGTTAGTAGCAACAGATCATTAATTTATGTGAACACTTTTCCTTCACAGTGTGTTCAGTATTGTTGAGAATGTGAATGGTGGAATCATATGGCTAAATTTGGTGAGCCAAAAATGTATCTATCTGAACTGTGTTCACCATAGTCTTGTTGTGTCCACAGCTGCTTCTGTTTTTCGCGAGCTTTGTGCCATACGCCACTGGACTTATCAGCAGCTATGCCACTGGACTTATCAGCAGCTATGCCACTTCCCCTGGCCCCGATTCTGAGATGGCAGCCATCATCATCTGTGCTGGTGTCATCCTTCTCATCGGTCTAAATCTGGTTTGTcccccagtgtgtgtgtgggggggggggctcagTTGTTTGACTGTATACGTGTACATAGATGTAAATAGAGCGTCCTGTTTGAATATCAAAGTGTTTGACtacataactacatgtatatgtatgtatgtgtaagTGATGTCATCTTTCTTTACAGATCTTAATCCTGGGCTGTGCATTTCGACGCCAGTCTCTCATTCATCCTCACCTagtcaacaacaacaacattgTATGTCCCCCTTACCCCCCACATTGAACCCCTCACCCCCCACAATGAACCCCTCTCACCCCCCACATTGAACCCCTCACCCCCCACATTGAACCCCCTCACCCCCACATTGAAtccctcacccccccccaaTGAACCCCTCTCACCCCCCACATTGAACCCCTCACCCCCCACATTGAACCCCCTCACCCCCACATTGAAtccctcacccccccccaaTGAACCCCTCTCACCCCCCACATTGAACCCCTCACCCCCCACAATGAACCCCCTCACCCCCCACATTGAACCCCTCACCCTCACAGAGATCCATAAAGGCTGTGGTGTACATTGGCCTGCTGATTGCCCCCGTCCTGTCTGTGTTGACCATTGGCTTCAGCTTCCTCTCTCACCAAGCCCCCTGGCTGCCCCTCCTCTTATTCTTCAGCATACTACCCGTCTCCTTGATCGTGAGACTGGTCATGTTTGTCGTCCTCAGTAAGTGCGTTAGAGTTTTTTATGCAAACAATCTATTCTTGTTTGTCTTCGTGCTCAATGTTGTGTTTTTGCTTTGAATATACAGAACAGTGCACGTATTCAttattgtgtgtattgtgtgtagcTTCTAGGAAGTCCATTGAAAGGCTACCCTCGATGATATTCAGAGCTGTGGCCAgcaagagcagaacagaagGTGAGAAtaatgtacacactgtactgtTTCAGCCATCTCTTCTCCACTGCAGCATTCAGTGATGGTGTGTTTGCCATCGTGGCCACTCTCATTGTGTTGGACCTGACGTGAGTCTGCATGGTTACATACCTCATTtctgattgattgattgactTGTTCGTTGTTGCAGGAGTGAGCATATTCCGGATAAAGATGAAACGATTGAATTGCATATTGCTCTCTACAAACAACGAAACGTCTTCT is a window of Halichondria panicea chromosome 13, odHalPani1.1, whole genome shotgun sequence DNA encoding:
- the LOC135346328 gene encoding endosomal/lysosomal proton channel TMEM175-like; amino-acid sequence: MAAELSISRQHVFSGERLATFSDAVLSIIATFSVLPLKFNREIIEHSGGYRRFDLEGFLLDQWPRYFVYLYSFALVADIWSIHSGVFSIVENVNDGVIWLNLLLLFFVSFLPYATGLISSYATSHDSEMAAIIICAGVILLIGLNLILILGYSFRRQSLIHPHLVNNNNIRSIKASVYIGLLIAPVLSVLTIGFSFLSDQAPWLPLLFFYSILPVSLVVRLVIYLVLISRKSIERLPSMIFRAVASKSRTEAFSDGVFAIVATLIVLDLTSEHIPDKDETNELWTALRKQRFVFSSYITTFIVTGLLWFVQYSMFHFIERITPIMAVANTFTLLLVGGIPFAAEILSIFSDESFSTQAILGPNKVLSIQVFCVLVTLAGLLQLLFWCVAHYNKSFCMSTEIDKKYAETLVFAKIMIIPITGVVVYWGTFSKTFNDNHVYTILAGVSPLLFLLLKLAITLYSKCCNALKRSGRRSGGSSRVASPASINQFSHGGRENSPAFTPTTGHTF
- the LOC135346326 gene encoding endosomal/lysosomal proton channel TMEM175-like yields the protein MQQMDAELSVTRRHIFSGERLATFSDAVLSIIATFSVLPLKFNREIIEEGGGYRKFDLEVFLLDQWLRYLVYIYSFALVADVWYIHSGVFSIVENVNGGIIWLNLLLLFFASFVPYATGLISSYATGLISSYATSPGPDSEMAAIIICAGVILLIGLNLILILGCAFRRQSLIHPHLVNNNNIRSIKAVVYIGLLIAPVLSVLTIGFSFLSHQAPWLPLLLFFSILPVSLIVRLVMFVVLTSRKSIERLPSMIFRAVASKSRTEAFSDGVFAIVATLIVLDLTSEHIPDKDETIELHIALYKQRNVFFSYITTFVVTGLLWFVQYSMFHFLERFTPIMVVANTCTLLLVGGIPFAAEILSIFSDESFLTQAILGPNKVLSIRVFCVLVTLAGLLQLFFWCVAHYNKSFCMSTEIDKKYAEIQMFAKIMIIPITGILVYWGTFSKTFNDIYTILAIVCVLLFLLLKLAITLYSKCCNALKRSGRRSGGSSRVASPANCSINQSIMEDDKTALPLHPREDTHFKFV
- the LOC135346318 gene encoding peroxisomal membrane protein PEX16-like isoform X1, producing the protein MTSRKMDDTDETQIQAQAWPAPLRMLWEALERYQEMVVSDPNLASKLEAAFRVGSYIIPGRFGGSWELSEVAYSVSNLYSLLNDFIVSRRCPSASKISACSKEQQVLLWLLTLLDTLEVAVEMISQRLFQEPGKWAMVILMQTLRAVLRSLLVFKLHYGVIRTPPVPSTDRKQAEQTAHSSNPEREDAQPLAWKAPRTGRIIRSVHTDPTIPYSELQHNVAPLSPSQTSRDSPSRLMSLDTNSLIAEALYIARPLVHIISMFIFQQSSWKPWLLALGMDLTSLQLHCGLLHSNSAEKAEVMRRRVVLMLYLLRSPFYDKRSKNMLLDFLRWLSSTIPLLHFIVDPLMTYLPVWQQVYSYNWMT
- the LOC135346318 gene encoding peroxisomal membrane protein PEX16-like isoform X2, translating into MTSRKMDDTDETQIQAQAWPAPLRMLWEALERYQEMVVSDPNLASKLEAAFRVGSYIIPGRFGGSWELSEVAYSVSNLYSLLNDFIVSRRCPSASKISACSKEQQVLLWLLTLLDTLEVAVEMISQRLFQEPGKWAMVILMQTLRAVLRSLLVFKLHYGVIRTPPVPSTDRKQAETAHSSNPEREDAQPLAWKAPRTGRIIRSVHTDPTIPYSELQHNVAPLSPSQTSRDSPSRLMSLDTNSLIAEALYIARPLVHIISMFIFQQSSWKPWLLALGMDLTSLQLHCGLLHSNSAEKAEVMRRRVVLMLYLLRSPFYDKRSKNMLLDFLRWLSSTIPLLHFIVDPLMTYLPVWQQVYSYNWMT